One genomic region from Amycolatopsis sp. FBCC-B4732 encodes:
- the fxsT gene encoding FxSxx-COOH system tetratricopeptide repeat protein, producing the protein MAKRLPGQPRRWARFIGGTAETPETRALAQFLRELLDRCPEPLGEVGRRLNVSAQTLSNRVNAQKRPDWDFVRNVVHLAYGAGDIAGRLTKLHEAEQLWRRASPANTTSPAYPGVAQPVPVEDDLRSGGTDGSGVPAMESLPAVAGVGRVPAEPDVFVGRVQELEQLESVVAGSGGRAVVVAVHGLGGVGKSTLAARFAGLHTGRFSPVWWVAADSPAAVERGLGELAAALAPETATLPTEQRVELCLRWLATHEDWLLVLDNVSGPQDVAGLLSRVRTGTVVITSRQRSGWRATKTVPLDMLTEDEAVALLARIVQSEWPDANLAGANRLCAELGWLPLAVEQAGAYLAQTRTSPAAYLDLLARFPARMFTATAEGGDAQRTMARVWHVTLDRLADTPAAGQVLRQLAWFAADGIPRNLLAGALGEPDLSEALGRLAAYSMVTLTGDTVAVHRLVQAVTRTPDPADPHRQPADIAAARNSAATFLAAALSDLDPDSPADWPVYRMVLHHAQALLEHTKPDVHTTQTGRLLNELGLYLKGQGEVGTSIDYLTRARDSYQRLNGPDHPDTLNSRNNLAVAYESAGNLGRAIPLFEATLADCERVLGPDDPYTLTSRNNLASAYESTGDLRQAIPLYEVTLADFERVLGPGHPDTLSLRNNLAYVYRAAGYPSRAIPLYEATLADRERVLGVDHPDTLSSRNNLAYAYQSAGDLERAIPLYEATLTDRERVQGPDYPDTLTSRNNLAYAYDSTGDLGRAIPLYEVTLADRERVLGVDHPDTLLSRNNLASAYEAMGDLERAIPLYEATLARWEGVLGTDHPTTKTIRSLIDGMRST; encoded by the coding sequence GTGGCCAAGCGTCTCCCCGGCCAGCCGAGGCGATGGGCTCGCTTCATCGGCGGCACCGCTGAGACCCCTGAGACCCGTGCCTTGGCGCAGTTCCTGCGGGAACTCCTGGATCGCTGCCCCGAACCGCTTGGGGAAGTCGGCCGGCGTCTGAACGTGTCCGCTCAGACCCTGTCGAACCGGGTCAACGCGCAGAAGCGACCGGACTGGGACTTCGTGCGGAACGTGGTGCATCTGGCATACGGCGCTGGCGACATTGCAGGCCGGTTGACGAAGCTGCACGAGGCCGAACAGTTGTGGCGTCGAGCCAGCCCGGCCAACACAACGTCTCCTGCGTACCCCGGGGTCGCCCAGCCGGTGCCGGTCGAGGACGACCTACGCAGCGGCGGTACTGACGGTTCGGGCGTGCCGGCGATGGAGTCGCTCCCAGCCGTTGCGGGCGTGGGTCGTGTCCCGGCCGAGCCGGACGTGTTCGTCGGCAGAGTCCAGGAGCTGGAGCAGCTGGAGTCGGTGGTGGCCGGATCGGGTGGTCGTGCGGTGGTGGTTGCGGTGCACGGTTTGGGCGGGGTCGGCAAGAGCACCCTGGCCGCTCGGTTCGCGGGGCTGCACACCGGCCGGTTCTCACCAGTGTGGTGGGTAGCAGCGGACTCGCCGGCAGCGGTAGAGAGGGGGTTGGGAGAGCTGGCCGCCGCGCTGGCGCCGGAGACGGCGACACTGCCCACCGAACAGCGCGTGGAGCTGTGCCTGCGATGGCTGGCGACCCACGAGGACTGGTTGCTGGTGTTGGACAACGTATCCGGCCCGCAGGATGTGGCGGGGTTGCTGAGCCGGGTGCGGACAGGCACGGTCGTGATCACCAGCCGCCAACGCTCAGGATGGCGGGCTACGAAGACAGTGCCGTTGGATATGCTCACCGAGGACGAAGCGGTAGCACTGCTGGCCCGGATCGTGCAGTCGGAGTGGCCGGACGCGAACCTGGCCGGCGCGAACCGGTTGTGCGCTGAGCTGGGGTGGCTGCCACTGGCGGTCGAGCAGGCAGGCGCCTACTTAGCTCAGACACGTACCAGCCCTGCCGCTTATCTGGACCTGCTGGCGCGGTTTCCGGCGCGGATGTTCACCGCGACGGCGGAGGGCGGTGACGCGCAAAGGACGATGGCCAGAGTTTGGCACGTCACCCTCGACCGCCTCGCCGACACTCCGGCTGCGGGGCAGGTGCTGCGGCAGCTGGCCTGGTTCGCAGCGGACGGCATTCCCCGGAACTTGTTGGCTGGTGCTTTGGGGGAACCGGACCTGTCTGAGGCGCTGGGCCGTCTGGCGGCTTACAGCATGGTCACTCTGACCGGAGACACTGTGGCAGTGCATCGTCTCGTTCAGGCGGTCACCCGCACACCCGACCCCGCTGACCCGCACCGTCAGCCCGCCGACATCGCGGCCGCCCGAAACAGCGCCGCAACCTTTCTCGCGGCCGCCCTCTCCGATCTTGACCCGGACTCTCCCGCTGACTGGCCTGTCTATCGGATGGTCCTGCATCATGCGCAGGCTCTTCTGGAACACACCAAGCCCGACGTCCACACTACGCAAACCGGCCGGTTGCTCAACGAGCTGGGCCTCTACCTCAAAGGGCAAGGCGAGGTCGGCACCTCCATTGACTACCTCACCCGCGCCCGTGACAGCTACCAGCGCCTCAACGGTCCCGACCATCCCGACACGCTGAACTCGCGGAACAACCTGGCGGTCGCCTACGAATCGGCGGGTAATTTGGGGCGGGCGATTCCACTGTTTGAGGCCACGCTCGCCGACTGCGAGCGGGTGCTGGGACCTGACGACCCGTACACGCTCACTTCGCGGAACAACTTGGCGAGCGCCTACGAGTCGACGGGCGATTTGCGGCAGGCGATTCCACTGTATGAGGTTACTCTTGCCGATTTTGAGCGGGTACTGGGACCGGGCCACCCTGACACGCTGAGCTTGCGGAACAACCTGGCTTACGTCTACCGGGCGGCGGGTTATCCGAGCCGGGCGATTCCGCTATACGAGGCCACCCTCGCCGATCGGGAGCGGGTGCTGGGAGTTGACCATCCCGATACGCTGAGCTCGCGGAACAATCTGGCCTACGCCTACCAGTCGGCGGGTGATCTGGAGCGAGCGATTCCGCTATACGAGGCTACCCTCACCGACCGGGAGCGGGTGCAGGGACCTGACTACCCCGACACGCTGACCTCGCGGAACAATCTGGCCTACGCCTATGATTCGACGGGCGATTTGGGGCGCGCGATTCCGCTGTATGAGGTCACTCTCGCCGATCGGGAGCGGGTGCTGGGAGTTGACCATCCCGACACGCTGCTCTCGCGGAACAACTTGGCGAGCGCGTACGAGGCGATGGGTGATTTGGAGCGGGCGATTCCGCTGTACGAGGCTACCCTCGCCCGCTGGGAGGGGGTGCTGGGAACCGACCACCCCACGACCAAGACCATCCGGTCGCTCATCGACGGAATGCGATCGACATGA
- a CDS encoding CHAT domain-containing protein — protein MKFTELLRKGSNFLESGDAVRSLEAYTRAEAMNGDDPAMCGALGDMAVAYNRIGNPQKAIATYERAIALCQRYGDALNLSRWTTNLVALLISRGANEQAENLLPQMLEAAEATGDARQVGAAASTAGQYFAEQQRFAEAEEWFAHGLETASGPPEIEALLRDNLATVRLALADAAFAQNRATDASAVLGRFFADPPASDDLMLRALMLRGSLAERAGDPHRARNDLRAAVDIARRLGYDEIVTAMTQTLDAEPSSGLRTSALAPEKFRAEIDAALDSHDVEAELSARVNYAATLLQHDLGDALTAFDETIPRLRARADRRRELVLSLNFVVPILEMGETGRAVALAQRCVEISATARVDHRLLAYLLSGRVAVDAQHDWTAAVAAFTEAARLLEESDLDADDRELLLPEVAEAATRLLEADELALALRLGRAGGMELPDLPVTPAVAALDVDALCAATDPRLDGMLSRWRASPVQPRAVTSLLDLFDYLAERMDSGVATTVDGASAGGPGGLLQVAELLAQGHVSASDAEAATRSLAVTTDDATALVAYVARHENVERGTQSALVQLVVKTTDSAPLAACLCRFLMLSAPGSAAALAHARRGVELLGDADIEIRADLLNETSVNLQQLGRAEEAMAAAQAAADAAGRLGLEQIEGMALGNLASSLLQLGRADEAIPVFEQLERDQERRGELDQLELTRYNLRAARAAAGSDEQFAAESDDPDEILQRAALLTRQGEPYAAVKLFERAFSQIKSGQPSATEWGARANYAIALHALGRVDAALDQLDAVARRYEHDNPALAAQTLGRMVTAVSTQPLRARGYAERAVRAANASGDPRVRAHAYAVLGALQHEGQQFASAVDALSTALKLDDDPKVRIMLGDALARARRPDEALAQLDEVDAESVEPASRVLQRAARANALAERGDRIAALVELRTAYALELEHQAELDPTSCFGSRALAFALLEDGAVSEALTVLESVTSRLHNAGVEDPERLVGLETAQTLSAMGDATGADAVLARIAERATANGDDTRLARALCIRANVAIQRGDLHSALDYAQTARDLATSVSDRHAEATAVDLVGTVERLEGRFDQAAQDHAAAVRSFRAADSPRDELVALLNLAEARYCARDPYGAEETLVEIDSLLDDTSAPAMLWNAHLLSALVMADKGQWPAAREALRTSFELLHGSDLSGAAGSARQRLRREERVHRLATNAAVRADDGKFALEIVESGRARFLRTVMERRRSRPAGTSDADWLRYERAADALAELRVRRRNDLLLPDPELARESSEAERELAHATAAVFGEHQPDKTRSPFPRFEDLLRPLPAEVAVVAVDVVEDGIQLVCAGRDATGALWSEAALDPRMTRADLPDPEQLRDPTTLARLCRTLGRQLWPAVLERLTADTSRLVVLPSARLAGLPLGAATLPEGRRAAERFCLTFAPSLSLISDRTSRPATGLLGQVVDPTGDLPFSRFEARAVAALHDGPTTVCPGPAATPDAVLELMRSADVLLFAGHAAFDVDDPVRSFLRCAPSRDDHGRLTVTRTLGEVATPPDVVVLAACESSSFTPDDPFDELVGLPGILLATGTRWVVGSLWEVGDIATSLLVPEFFRRWNWGAVHPARALAQAQAWLREEVSYDDVARLTDSLAREAPDDERLRAARDEWAARRGDDSPAFADELSWAAFTVTGAA, from the coding sequence ATGAAATTCACCGAACTCCTACGCAAGGGCAGCAACTTCCTCGAGTCGGGAGATGCCGTGCGCTCCCTCGAGGCGTACACGCGCGCCGAGGCGATGAATGGGGACGACCCCGCAATGTGCGGGGCCCTCGGCGACATGGCCGTCGCCTACAACCGGATCGGCAATCCCCAGAAGGCGATCGCGACGTACGAACGCGCGATCGCGCTCTGCCAGCGCTACGGGGACGCACTCAACCTGAGCCGCTGGACCACCAACCTCGTCGCGCTGCTGATCTCACGCGGCGCGAACGAGCAGGCCGAGAACCTGCTCCCCCAGATGCTCGAGGCCGCTGAGGCGACCGGTGACGCTCGCCAAGTGGGCGCCGCGGCGTCCACGGCCGGGCAGTACTTCGCCGAGCAGCAGCGATTCGCGGAAGCCGAGGAGTGGTTCGCCCACGGCCTGGAGACCGCGTCCGGCCCGCCGGAGATCGAAGCGCTGCTGCGCGACAACCTCGCCACCGTGCGCCTCGCGCTCGCCGATGCGGCATTCGCCCAAAACCGCGCGACAGACGCGTCCGCAGTGCTCGGACGCTTTTTCGCCGATCCCCCTGCAAGCGACGACCTCATGCTGCGCGCGCTTATGCTGCGCGGAAGCCTCGCGGAGCGCGCGGGCGATCCCCATCGCGCTCGGAACGACCTCCGAGCCGCGGTGGACATCGCCCGTCGTCTCGGCTACGACGAGATAGTCACTGCCATGACGCAGACGTTGGACGCCGAGCCCAGTAGCGGACTGCGAACCAGCGCACTCGCCCCGGAGAAGTTCAGAGCCGAGATCGACGCGGCGCTGGACAGTCACGACGTCGAAGCGGAGCTCTCGGCGCGCGTGAACTACGCCGCGACGCTGTTGCAGCACGACCTGGGCGACGCGCTGACCGCATTCGACGAGACGATCCCCAGGCTCCGGGCACGAGCTGACCGGCGACGCGAGCTGGTGCTGAGCCTCAACTTCGTCGTGCCAATCCTCGAGATGGGTGAGACGGGACGAGCGGTCGCACTGGCACAGCGGTGCGTCGAGATCTCCGCGACGGCCCGCGTCGACCATCGGCTGCTGGCCTACCTGCTGAGCGGCCGCGTCGCCGTCGACGCTCAACACGACTGGACGGCCGCCGTCGCCGCGTTTACCGAGGCCGCCCGCCTCCTGGAGGAAAGTGATCTCGACGCCGATGACCGCGAGCTGCTGCTGCCGGAGGTGGCGGAGGCGGCTACGCGACTGCTGGAGGCCGATGAGTTGGCGCTGGCGCTGCGGCTGGGCAGAGCGGGAGGAATGGAGTTGCCTGACCTGCCGGTCACACCGGCGGTCGCGGCGCTGGACGTGGACGCGCTGTGCGCGGCGACCGATCCGCGCCTGGACGGGATGCTGAGCCGCTGGCGGGCCTCGCCCGTCCAGCCGCGCGCAGTCACGTCGCTGCTCGACCTTTTCGACTACCTGGCCGAGCGCATGGACAGCGGCGTGGCCACGACTGTGGACGGCGCATCGGCCGGCGGCCCGGGCGGACTGCTGCAGGTGGCAGAGCTGCTGGCGCAAGGCCACGTCTCGGCTTCCGACGCGGAGGCGGCCACACGGTCTCTGGCGGTCACGACCGACGACGCGACCGCACTCGTTGCCTATGTCGCGCGTCATGAGAACGTCGAACGCGGCACCCAGTCAGCGCTGGTGCAGCTGGTCGTGAAGACCACGGACAGTGCGCCGCTGGCGGCGTGCCTGTGCCGGTTCCTGATGCTAAGCGCTCCCGGCTCGGCGGCGGCGCTGGCGCATGCTCGTCGCGGTGTTGAGCTGCTCGGGGACGCTGACATCGAGATACGAGCAGACCTCCTCAACGAGACGTCGGTGAACCTGCAACAGCTAGGCCGTGCGGAAGAGGCGATGGCGGCGGCGCAGGCCGCGGCCGATGCGGCCGGACGCCTGGGGCTCGAGCAGATCGAGGGCATGGCCCTCGGTAACCTCGCCTCGTCGTTGCTCCAGCTTGGTCGCGCGGACGAGGCCATCCCGGTCTTCGAGCAGCTCGAACGCGACCAGGAGCGGCGTGGCGAGCTGGACCAGCTCGAGCTGACGCGCTACAACCTGCGAGCTGCCCGCGCGGCCGCCGGGTCAGACGAGCAGTTCGCGGCTGAGAGCGACGACCCGGACGAGATTCTGCAACGAGCCGCACTATTGACGCGCCAGGGCGAGCCCTACGCGGCCGTAAAGCTGTTCGAGCGCGCGTTTTCGCAGATCAAGTCGGGCCAGCCCTCCGCCACGGAGTGGGGTGCACGCGCCAACTACGCGATCGCCCTCCACGCGCTCGGACGCGTCGACGCCGCCCTGGACCAGCTGGACGCCGTCGCCCGTCGCTACGAACACGACAACCCGGCACTCGCCGCCCAGACCCTCGGGCGCATGGTCACAGCCGTCAGCACCCAGCCCCTGCGGGCTCGCGGCTACGCCGAGCGCGCGGTGCGCGCAGCGAACGCCTCAGGAGACCCGCGCGTGCGAGCGCATGCGTACGCCGTCCTCGGCGCGCTCCAGCACGAGGGCCAGCAGTTCGCTTCCGCGGTCGACGCGTTGAGCACTGCCCTGAAGCTCGATGACGATCCCAAGGTCAGGATCATGCTCGGCGACGCGCTCGCACGCGCCCGTCGGCCAGACGAGGCGCTCGCACAGCTCGACGAGGTCGATGCCGAGTCGGTCGAGCCTGCCAGCCGCGTGCTGCAGCGCGCCGCACGTGCCAATGCGCTCGCGGAACGCGGAGACCGCATCGCCGCCCTGGTGGAGCTGCGGACCGCTTACGCACTCGAGCTCGAGCATCAGGCGGAGCTGGATCCGACCTCATGCTTCGGGTCACGGGCGCTCGCGTTCGCGTTGCTGGAGGACGGCGCGGTAAGCGAGGCGCTCACGGTCCTGGAGTCGGTGACGAGCCGCCTGCACAACGCCGGCGTCGAGGACCCGGAGCGGCTGGTCGGGCTGGAGACCGCACAGACGCTCAGCGCGATGGGCGACGCGACGGGCGCCGACGCAGTGCTGGCGCGCATCGCCGAGCGGGCCACGGCAAACGGCGACGACACCCGGCTCGCCCGAGCCCTCTGCATCCGCGCAAACGTGGCGATCCAGCGCGGCGACCTCCACAGCGCGCTCGACTACGCACAGACGGCACGCGATTTGGCAACGAGCGTCAGCGACCGCCACGCGGAGGCGACAGCAGTCGACCTGGTTGGCACCGTCGAGCGCCTCGAAGGCCGCTTCGACCAGGCCGCCCAGGACCACGCGGCCGCGGTGCGGTCCTTCCGAGCGGCCGACTCGCCACGCGACGAACTGGTCGCACTACTCAACCTCGCCGAGGCGCGCTACTGCGCGCGCGACCCCTATGGCGCGGAGGAGACGCTGGTCGAAATCGACTCGTTGCTGGACGACACCAGTGCGCCGGCCATGCTCTGGAACGCGCACCTCCTCTCAGCGCTTGTGATGGCCGACAAGGGGCAGTGGCCGGCGGCGCGCGAAGCGCTCCGCACCTCGTTCGAGCTCCTCCACGGCTCGGACCTCTCGGGCGCAGCCGGGTCCGCACGCCAGCGTCTGCGCAGGGAGGAACGCGTCCACCGGCTGGCGACTAACGCGGCGGTCCGTGCCGACGACGGTAAGTTCGCTCTGGAGATCGTCGAATCGGGGCGGGCCCGGTTCTTGCGCACGGTGATGGAGCGCCGACGCAGCCGTCCCGCCGGAACGTCCGACGCGGACTGGCTGCGCTACGAGCGCGCTGCGGACGCACTGGCCGAGCTGCGCGTGCGGCGACGCAACGACCTGCTGTTACCCGACCCTGAGCTCGCGCGCGAGTCGTCGGAGGCGGAGCGCGAGCTCGCGCATGCGACCGCCGCGGTTTTCGGCGAGCACCAGCCCGACAAGACCCGCTCGCCGTTCCCGCGCTTTGAGGACCTGCTTCGCCCGTTGCCGGCCGAGGTGGCTGTCGTGGCGGTCGACGTCGTGGAGGACGGCATCCAGCTGGTATGCGCCGGTCGGGACGCGACCGGAGCGCTCTGGTCGGAGGCGGCACTCGATCCGCGCATGACACGCGCTGACCTGCCCGACCCCGAGCAGCTCCGCGACCCCACAACGCTGGCGCGGCTGTGCCGGACGCTGGGCCGGCAGCTGTGGCCAGCCGTGCTGGAGCGACTGACCGCCGACACGTCGCGGCTGGTGGTGCTTCCGTCTGCCCGGTTGGCGGGCCTGCCGCTCGGCGCGGCCACGTTGCCGGAGGGACGGCGGGCGGCCGAGCGGTTCTGCCTCACGTTCGCTCCCAGCCTCTCGCTGATCTCCGATCGGACGTCGCGACCTGCGACAGGGCTGCTTGGCCAGGTCGTCGACCCCACGGGCGATCTGCCGTTCAGCCGCTTCGAAGCGCGTGCCGTTGCGGCCCTCCATGACGGTCCTACCACCGTATGCCCCGGCCCTGCTGCGACGCCGGACGCCGTTCTCGAGCTGATGCGTTCTGCCGACGTGCTGCTTTTTGCCGGGCACGCCGCCTTCGACGTCGACGACCCGGTGCGCTCCTTCCTGCGATGCGCGCCCTCACGTGACGACCATGGGCGGCTGACGGTGACGCGGACGCTGGGCGAGGTCGCTACTCCTCCCGATGTCGTGGTCCTCGCGGCATGTGAATCATCCTCGTTCACCCCGGACGACCCGTTCGACGAGCTCGTCGGCCTGCCGGGCATTCTCCTCGCCACGGGCACACGCTGGGTCGTCGGCTCTCTGTGGGAGGTCGGCGACATTGCGACGTCGCTCCTCGTGCCGGAGTTCTTCCGGCGCTGGAACTGGGGCGCGGTTCATCCTGCCCGCGCGCTCGCGCAGGCGCAGGCGTGGCTGCGTGAAGAGGTCAGCTATGACGACGTGGCTCGGCTCACGGACTCGTTAGCACGCGAGGCACCGGACGACGAGCGCCTGCGGGCCGCGCGCGACGAGTGGGCCGCACGCCGGGGCGACGACTCGCCGGCGTTCGCCGACGAGCTGAGCTGGGCGGCCTTTACTGTGACTGGAGCGGCATGA